One Leuconostoc mesenteroides subsp. mesenteroides ATCC 8293 genomic window, CAAATTGCGCATCAGAATCCTGAAGAACAGTACCAGCTTGCAAAGATAGGTCAAACAACGACTGATTTAGGATCTTTTTACCATTAATTGTCAGTTCACCAGTAATATCCCCTTGATAGGCTTGCGGAATTAAACCATTCAGTAAACGCAGTAATGTTGTTTTACCCGAACCAGATGCACCGGCTATTAAAACTTTTTCACCAGGATAAATTTGAAAACTCACATCATGTAACGTCGGTTCAGATTGCGCGTGATATTTAAATGTCACATGTTGAAAATCAATAAATGGTTCTACCATGTTTTCCCCTATGTACGTAACCCGTGGCTACTTATTCACTACGCAATGAGCTCTTCTTAGGACGTGACTTGACATAGGCCACTAGTAAAATAGAGCCAATAATAGCGACAGACAAAATGTTAACAATTGTTGCCGCTGCGCCCTGTAAGAATACCTTACTAGCTGGCTGTTTGTATATTAATATATCGCCGATTGGCGCAACAATCAACCATGCAATAACGTTAGCAATTATTTGCCAAACATTAAACTGAACTAACTTTTTTGTTGAAAGATCCCCGCCCTCGAGGTCCAAGAATCTTTTACTCAAACCAAGTAATAGTCCAAACACACCATCAGCTAAGACCCATGACCACCAAGGGGCACCATAAGTCGCGTCAGTAATTGTGTGTCCAATAACACCAACTAAAAAGCCAACAACTGGACCAAATAAACCAGCAATCAATGCTAACCAGCCTTCAGCGACGTTAACATTAGTATTTGGCACACCAGTTGGAATAGCAATGTACTTCATTAAAATGAAAAACACAGCAGCGCCGATACCAGTTGCAACGACTGAACGCACCGATAATCCTGTTTTTTTGTTATTTTCTTTCATTTTTCTCTCCTTTTCTTTGAGACTATCATATTTCTTTGGTTAATGAAACAGCCCATCCTTGGCCAGCACCCACATGGTACGTTTGTTCAAAACTACCAGTATGCAAACCAAACGCAACTGTATACACTGAATCAATATAAATTAACGGTTCGCCAGGATTGACATCGGTAAATGTGTGCACATATGGTAGCACCTCATCAAATAACAAACTACCATCACATTTAATTTGAACACGCAGGGTATCACCATATTGCAAATTCATCTTTTCAAATTCGCGTAGGGGAATATTTGACCACAACGAACCAAAATTGACATCAGTGATATCAATATTACCCACTAATTGTGGTTGCCCATAAACCGTTTCTTGATAAACACCAGGTGTAATTGGTAAACGTACCAAATCGCTAACTGATAGTTCTTCTGTGTAGTCTTCAAATACTACTTGTCCACTAGCTAATTTAGCCCCATTATAAGCATAAATATCACGCCCATGAAATGTTGATGATTTTTCTGAACCGGGAAGGCGTTGTGTTGTTTCATCAATCACACGTACACTTTTGATTAAATCATTAGATAATAGATGCGATAAAGTGCCGTTATCTGGTGTCACAATATAGTGGCCAGCTGTCGTCTTGGCAATTACTGACAAACGTTTTGAGCCAACCCCAGGGTCGACAACAGATACAAAAACTGTGCCCGGTTGCCAATAGTCAAAAGTTTGAAACAAGCGAAACGACCCTTCAAAGATATTAAATGGCGTGATACCATGTGTTAAATCACTAACAACAATGTTATCGGCAACATTGTAGGCAACACCTCTCATGGAGCTTACCGCACCATCCTGTAATCCAAAATCTGTTTGTAACACTAAATGATTGTTTGTCATTTTCAATTCCTCGGTCATCTTATTAATGGCTTTCTAGTAGGTTATAAAAATCGTAAGAAATACAAAAAATCCCTGTTAATCATACAGATTAACAGGGACGTAAAAAACGTGGTACCACCCAGATTTAGCATAATACATGCTCTCATACTGTAACGGCGCTAACCGACCGCGAAACTTAACAACTTAAATCTCACGATATCATCCACGTTCATCTTCAATAAACTGCTTCATGTCAGCTTCCACTATCCTGACTCGCTTGAATTTCCGCTCGTTATCTACTCTTCGCTTCAACGATTTTAATATCCTAATAATACCTTAAGATAATTATGAATATTTGTCAATACGTTTATGATTAAACTACAATAAAATCATTAATAACCTTTGCAAAATCATTATGATAAATTTCAAACTTCTTTTCACCCACACCAGAGATCGCTAAGAACTCTGTATCAGTTTGCGGACGCGCCTGTGCCATACTCATTAACGTTTTGTCTGAGAATATTAAGAAAGGTGGCAAACCAGCTGCCCGAGCTAATTCTAAACGTTTTTCCTTTAACTTTGCAAACAGACGATTATCTTCGTCGGAAAGTTTCAAATCATCAGTAGTCACTTTCTGACTGACAATACGTACCTTCTCAAGACGTTTTTTAATCTCAATTTCACCTTTTAATACTTCGGCACCTAACGATGTTACTTTTAACACGGGAAACTCTGCTCCCTCGAAACGTAAATATCCTTCAGCCGTTAAGTAGTCAATAAAGCGCGTCAGCTCTTTTAGCGTTCGCTCTTTCATCAAACCAAACGTTGGTAAATCATGTAAAAACTCATACTTACGCACACTAGCATCATTTGATCCTTTTAAAACCTTAGCGACCATCGTTTTACCAAAGCGTTGATTCATACGCATCACATTAGCCAGCACTTTTTGCGCATCTACCGTAACATCAACCCACTCGCGCGTATCCAAACAATTCGAGCAATGACCACAATCTTCTGTCACCGTTTCACCGAAGTATTGCAATAAATACCGTGCTAAGCAAGTTTGCGTATTAGCAAAAGCGTTCATTTCTCGAATTTTGTCATATTCATTTTGCTTGTGTTCTTCTGAACCTTCTGACTTTTGAACAAAGAATTCTTGCAGATGCATATCCTGTGGTGCATATAATAATATAGCTTCGGCGGGTAACCCATCACGACCCGCACGGCCAATTTCCTGATAATATGCCTCAATGTTTCCCGGGACGGAGTAATGGATTACGTAGCGCACATTTGGTTTATTAATACCCATCCCAAAAGCGTTTGTAGCCACAATAACTGGATTTTCATCATATAGAAACGCTTCTTGCTGTCTTTGACGTTCCTTTTCAGATAATCCAGCATGGTAACGACCTGCATTAATGCCTATTTTATTCAAATAAGTGGTCAGTTCATCAACTTGCT contains:
- a CDS encoding ECF-type riboflavin transporter substrate-binding protein: MKENNKKTGLSVRSVVATGIGAAVFFILMKYIAIPTGVPNTNVNVAEGWLALIAGLFGPVVGFLVGVIGHTITDATYGAPWWSWVLADGVFGLLLGLSKRFLDLEGGDLSTKKLVQFNVWQIIANVIAWLIVAPIGDILIYKQPASKVFLQGAAATIVNILSVAIIGSILLVAYVKSRPKKSSLRSE
- a CDS encoding SAM hydrolase/SAM-dependent halogenase family protein produces the protein MTNNHLVLQTDFGLQDGAVSSMRGVAYNVADNIVVSDLTHGITPFNIFEGSFRLFQTFDYWQPGTVFVSVVDPGVGSKRLSVIAKTTAGHYIVTPDNGTLSHLLSNDLIKSVRVIDETTQRLPGSEKSSTFHGRDIYAYNGAKLASGQVVFEDYTEELSVSDLVRLPITPGVYQETVYGQPQLVGNIDITDVNFGSLWSNIPLREFEKMNLQYGDTLRVQIKCDGSLLFDEVLPYVHTFTDVNPGEPLIYIDSVYTVAFGLHTGSFEQTYHVGAGQGWAVSLTKEI
- the recQ gene encoding DNA helicase RecQ, with translation MQTANPQTILKEKFGYDNFRAGQLDVINKVLAHKHALAIMPTGGGKSITYQLPAMMFEGITLVISPLISLMKDQVDGLNTMGIPATFLNSTVDGQEQAQRMSDLRHGLYKMLYVAPERLEVPSFFSFVQSLNIELIAVDEAHVLSQWGHDFRPSYLNILPLLEQISGHPAVLGLTATATERVRENLQQLLQVDDDDTVLTGFARDNLALNIVHNQDKRKYVVEYLQKNREQTGIIYAATRKQVDELTTYLNKIGINAGRYHAGLSEKERQRQQEAFLYDENPVIVATNAFGMGINKPNVRYVIHYSVPGNIEAYYQEIGRAGRDGLPAEAILLYAPQDMHLQEFFVQKSEGSEEHKQNEYDKIREMNAFANTQTCLARYLLQYFGETVTEDCGHCSNCLDTREWVDVTVDAQKVLANVMRMNQRFGKTMVAKVLKGSNDASVRKYEFLHDLPTFGLMKERTLKELTRFIDYLTAEGYLRFEGAEFPVLKVTSLGAEVLKGEIEIKKRLEKVRIVSQKVTTDDLKLSDEDNRLFAKLKEKRLELARAAGLPPFLIFSDKTLMSMAQARPQTDTEFLAISGVGEKKFEIYHNDFAKVINDFIVV